One Oncorhynchus clarkii lewisi isolate Uvic-CL-2024 chromosome 32, UVic_Ocla_1.0, whole genome shotgun sequence DNA window includes the following coding sequences:
- the LOC139392187 gene encoding protein naked cuticle homolog 2-like, translating to MGKLQSKHACKRRENPEGGSFAANVLTCQRELECTDLHTHKIRFKQELCRREVKDEQSLNDKSPLQVVLPSEKGGEKERESYIHIPFRQPRKRNSHVDDTECNVVLEDDTRQEWIFTLYHFDNSGKVTNEDMSSLMQSIYEVVEASAMQPSCNSTALKVKLVVAPSSSSRTGDRKEEVQQEEAGSPERTFHCVDENTERRNHYLDLAGIENYSSKFDDAGTPSQVPRPDARSDQQRRSVVVGKNCGPTESRGRGLSFLRSLRGQAKAVGGDRGGGGGGRDKSSKLHGHHPSKWCHPSQPYSQPQLPLQHSQSKRLRSRAREAGSPTRTLLNVQRESVVLSSLPSSSGGLIPLVQRHEHHHHHEHHHHHHHYHPPA from the exons ATGGGCAAACTCCAATCAAAACATG CCTGTAAACGCAGAGAAAATCCTGAAG GTGGTAGTTTTGCTGCCAATGTGCTCACCTGTCAGAGAGAGCTGGAATGTACGGACCTCCACACCCACAAAATCAGATTCAAGCAG GAATTGTGCAGAAGGGAAGTGAAGGATGAGCAGTCCCTGAACGATAAGAGCCCCCTACAGG TGGTACTGCCAtcagagaagggaggggagaaggagagagagagctacatcCACATTCCATTCAGACAGCCCAGGAAGAGGAACAGCCACGTTGAT GACACAGAGTGCAATGTGGTGTTGGAGGATGACACTCGACAGGAGTGGATCTTCACACTGTATCACTTTGACAACAGTGGTAAAGTCACCAATGAG GATATGTCCAGTCTCATGCAGTCCATCTATGAGGTGGTTGAAGCGTCGGCCATGCAGCCTTCATGTAACAGCACAGCCCTGAAGGTCAAACTGGTGGTGGCCCCCTCCAGCAGCTCCAGAACAGGGGACCGAAAAGAGGAAGTCCagcaggaggaggcagggagccCAGAGAGGACTTTTCACTGTGTGGATGAAAACACAGAACGCAGGAACCACTACTTAGACCTAGCTGGGATAGAGAACTATTCCTCCAAGTTTGACGATGCAGGTA CCCCCTCTCAGGTGCCCAGACCGGACGCCCGCTCAGACCAGCAGCGCCGCTCAGTGGTGGTGGGGAAGAACTGTGGCCCTACAGAGTCCAGAGGCAGGGGCCTTTCCTTCCTCAGGTCTCTCAGGGGCCAAGCCAAGGCagtggggggagacagaggagggggaggaggaggtagggataAATCAAGCAAGCTCCATGGCCACCACCCCTCCAAATGGTGCCACCCCTCTCAGCCATACTCCCAGCCCCAACTCCCCTTACAGCACAGCCAGAGTAAGAGGCTTCGCTCCAGGGCCAGAGAGGCTGGGTCCCCCACCAGAACCCTACTCAATGTGCAGCGAGAGAGTGTGGTGCTGTCCAGCCTGCCTTCCTCCTCTGGGGGCTTGATCCCCTTGGTTCAGAGGCatgaacaccaccaccaccacgagcaccatcaccaccaccaccactaccaccccccAGCATGA